A portion of the Candida dubliniensis CD36 chromosome R, complete sequence genome contains these proteins:
- a CDS encoding C2HC5 finger protein, putative translates to MSTNKSKTTSQLLKSKSPAPDATDKRSQKKKLVNLQDIDSILSQLETESSQTDSKIKRVCNCMARRHPLFEFAPNCLNCGKIICTKEGLQPCSFCGSDIIPPKDRDAIIKLLEKEKEELVTKRQESNTSSLQKTKKKIVVKMNAGEKFWDAQDRAFKLAEKELQSKKNMGAVAENASESKETKDRDLQKAKERLETLLDYQATGEERTKIIDNASDFEMPSQSLWLTPEERALNLKKQQRLMRENLVNTERKLRGEKTVEMTIKDGKVTMVEKYVTHTEGTSQEENELEKSIKEKKVQSQTSISVWDYEMDKSKWEKPIYFASKDIPQVDKSELKITKNRVQFPKEDASEVIATVIN, encoded by the coding sequence ATGTCCACTAATAAATCCAAAACTACATCCCAATTACTCAAGTCCAAGAGCCCCGCGCCGGATGCCACTGATAAAAGATctcaaaagaagaaattagtCAACCTACAAGACATAGACTCAATTTTGAGCCAACTTGAAACAGAAAGTTCCCAAACAGATagtaaaatcaaaagagTTTGCAACTGTATGGCCAGAAGACATCCTCTATTTGAATTTGCCCcaaattgtttgaattgtggaaaaattatttgcaCAAAGGAAGGACTACAACCATGTTCATTTTGTGGTTCCGATATAATTCCACCAAAAGATCGAGATGCcattataaaattgttggaaAAAGAGAAGGAGGAATTAGTTACCAAGAGACAGGAGCTGAATACTCTGTCTCTacagaaaacaaaaaagaaaattgttGTCAAAATGAATGCTGGTGAGAAATTCTGGGATGCACAAGACCGGGCATTCAAGTTGGCCGAAAAGGAATTGCAAAGCAAGAAAAATATGGGCGCCGTGGCTGAAAATGCATCCGAAAGCAAAGAGACCAAAGATCGAGATTTACAGAAAGCAAAGGAGCGTTTGGAAACTTTGTTAGATTATCAGGCCACAGGTGAAGAGAGAACAAAAATTATAGATAATGCATCTGATTTCGAAATGCCGTCCCAGTCGCTATGGTTAACTCCTGAGGAAAGAGCCCTAAATTTAAAGAAACAGCAAAGATTAATGAGAGAAAACTTAGTGAATACGGAGAGAAAATTACGTGGGGAAAAGACTGTTGAAATGACTATCAAAGATGGGAAAGTGACTATGGTGGAGAAATATGTTACCCATACTGAAGGCACGTCTCAAGAAGAGAATGAGTTAGAAAAGTCGATTAAGGAGAAAAAGGTGCAATCACAAACTAGCATTCTGGTCTGGGACTATGAAATGGACAAATCAAAATGGGAGAAACCCATATACTTTGCCAGCAAAGACATACCTCAAGTTGACAAGagtgaattgaaaattacaaaaaatagAGTACAATTTCCAAAAGAAGATGCATCCGAAGTGATTGCAACGGTAATTAACTAG
- a CDS encoding DNA replication and checkpoint protein, putative (Similar to S. cerevisiae SLD2): MDIIEIKSKIKEWEYAFRKQHNKLPSKSDIKDDVEIHKLYSLYKSIKSGQSQKPSKQETTEEPASTQSSPVKKNEYSPRGELGPTPQANGRVLSIFDLKMTPPESSPLKHKSDKTSPLSFTMPPPQSPVKNIIETPTKSKNKSFTTPIKGRKIVFETPSYLNKHRQNPQTPDSHKNNAVINFSVSPSPFKTQRGIGKRLTEVYNTSLKEAEDLKSFNLEEEFQNEEKEESEAIETMNNNDEKIAPRNKRTQKRSTRRVKMAPRPVDSRPSLDNVNLQDHMTKLEEGERKQLAAYMDSDEEDDSKDRENDIASVFESPTKKTRMPVSNNFKRLKINDPRSRRFKQRMRR; encoded by the coding sequence ATGGATATCATTGAAATAAAACTGAAAATAAAGGAATGGGAGTATGCGTTTCGCAAACAACATAACAAACTTCCATCGAAATCGGATATAAAAGATGATGTAGAAATTCATAAGTTATACTCATTATACAAGTCCATAAAACTGGGACAGCTGCAGAAACCAAGCAAACAAGAAACTACCGAAGAACCAGCATCAACTCAATCTTCGCCAGTCaagaaaaatgaatattCCCCTAGAGGTGAATTAGGACCTACACCACAAGCCAATGGTCGCGTACTATctatatttgatttaaaaatgacTCCACCAGAATCATCTCCCTTAAAACACAAATCGGACAAAACATCACCATTATCATTCACCATGCCTCCTCCCCAATCTCCTGTTAAGAACATTATAGAAACACCCACTAAATCAAAGAACAAATCGTTTACAACGCCTATCAAGGGTCGGAAAATAGTTTTTGAAACTCCGTCATATCTTAACAAGCACCGACAGAACCCACAAACCCCGGATTCCCATAAAAATAATGCTGTAATTAATTTCCTGGTTTCCCCATCACCATTCAAGACTCAAAGGGGTATAGGAAAAAGATTGACTGAAGTTTATAATACATCTTTAAAAGAAGCAGAGGATTTAAAGAGTTTCAAtcttgaagaagaattccagaatgaagaaaaggaagaatCAGAGGCAATTGAAACGATGAATAACAATGATGAAAAGATAGCGCCAAGAAATAAAAGAACGCAGAAACGTCTGACGAGAAGAGTTAAAATGGCACCAAGACCAGTAGATTCAAGGCCTTCATTGGATAACGTAAATCTTCAAGACCACATGACAAAACTAGAGGAAGGTGAAAGAAAACAACTTGCCGCATATATGGATTCGGATGAAGAGGATGACAGTAAAGATAGAGAGAATGACATTGCTTCTGTATTCGAAAGTCCAACAAAGAAAACTCGAATGCCAGTGAGTAATAATTTCAAGAGGCTAAAGATCAATGATCCTAGGTCAAGACGCTTCAAACAACGTATGAGAAGATAA
- a CDS encoding U3 small nucleolar RNA-associated protein, putative (Similar to S. cerevisiae UTP11) has protein sequence MAKLVHNVQKKQHRERSQKQSRARYGLLEKKKDYRLRAADYHKKQAALKALKEKAKSHNPDEYYHAMTRKKTDDKGILISDRDSEVLSVEQAKLLKTQDVNYIRTMRLNELKKIEKEKEGKLFGASGKHTVFVDSIEEQESFSPEEFFDTDAALLDNRENRVRMNQLYDNSGLLKSNDIDIDTKNRLDLKKLKQYKLLQRRMKKEKELKEVESIMSRNLEKMKKGNKKKIVDSNGKVHFKWKNQRKR, from the coding sequence ATGGCAAAATTGGTTCATAATGTACAGAAAAAACAGCATCGAGAAAGATCGCAGAAGCAGAGTCGGGCAAGATATGGGTTGttagagaaaaagaaggatTATAGATTACGTGCTGCTGATTATCATAAAAAGCAAGCAGCATTAAAAGCGTTAAAGGAAAAGGCAAAATCACATAACCCTGATGAGTACTACCATGCTATGACTCGAAAAAAGACGGATGACAAAGGAATTCTTATATCCGATAGAGATAGTGAAGTTTTGTCCGTTGAACAGGccaaattgttgaaaacaCAGGATGTTAATTACATACGAACAATGCGTTTGAATGAACTAAAAAAGatagaaaaggaaaaagaaggTAAACTTTTTGGAGCACTGGGGAAGCATACTGTATTTGTGGATTCAATAGAGGAGCAAGAATCATTTAGTCCTGAGGAGTTTTTTGACACAGATGCGGCCTTGTTGGATAACAGAGAAAACAGAGTTCGCATGAATCAACTATACGACAATTCAGGACTTTTGAAACTGAATGATATCGATATCGATACCAAGAACAGATTAgacttgaaaaaattgaagcAATACAAACTTTTGCAGAGAAGGatgaaaaaggaaaaagagTTGAAAGAAGTAGAGTCTATAATGAGCAGAAACTTGgagaaaatgaagaaaggaaacaaaaagaagatcGTCGACTCAAATGGGAAAGTACATTTCAAATGGAAGAACCAGAGGAAACGCTGA
- a CDS encoding RNA Pol II elongator-associated protein, putative (Similar to S. cerevisiae KTI12), with translation MPLIIFTGYPCSGKTKWAKLLQKELEIRIQKAKENSEAGQNYTVTYHSDETLGINHETYRDSNKEKLARGSQISAVKRDISRTNIVILDALSYIKGFRYQLFCEAKGNVTPHCIVHVIAPIEKCIQWNNAKESENKWDPVLMQQLQMRFEEPNSDTRWDSPLFTILSEDSQEKIPIDEIWNALVLKKAAPPNAATLIKPTSGNSFLQELDKKTQEVVTKILQQQQITPGDVVIDKNLIVAIPTGTASTAQLQRIRRSYIGLNRMRSIDVDRIVPLFVDYLNRSLNSED, from the coding sequence ATGCCattgattatatttacAGGATATCCTTGTTCAGGGAAAACCAAATGGGCAAAATTGCTTCAAAAAGAACTAGAGATCAGAATCCAGAAAGCAAAAGAGAATTCTGAAGCCGGTCAGAACTATACCGTAACTTATCATTCAGATGAGACTTTAGGCATAAACCACGAGACTTATCGAGATTcgaataaagaaaaattggcaAGGGGATCACAGATCTCAGCTGTCAAGAGGGATATATCGAGAACAAATATTGTGATTTTAGATGCATTATCGTATATAAAGGGATTCAGATACCAATTATTCTGTGAAGCAAAGGGAAATGTTACTCCACATTGCATTGTTCATGTTATTGCCCCTATCGAGAAATGTATTCAATGGAACAACGCAAAGGAACTGGAAAATAAATGGGACCCGGTTTTGATGCAACAATTACAGATGAGATTCGAGGAACCAAATAGCGATACAAGATGGGATTCACCATTGTTTACCATCCTTTCTGAAGATTCACAAGAGAAAATACCAATCGACGAGATCTGGAACGCTTTAGTGTTGAAAAAAGCGGCACCTCCCAATGCAGCTACTTTGATTAAGCCAACTTCTGGGAATTCGTTCTTGCAGGAATTAGACAAGAAAACACAGGAAGTGGTAACTaaaattcttcaacaacagcaaaTCACCCCTGGTGATGTCGTAATAGATAAGAATTTGATAGTGGCTATTCCAACAGGAACTGCCAGCACAGCTCAACTACAGAGGATAAGAAGATCTTACATTGGTCTCAACAGAATGAGATCGATAGACGTTGATAGAATTGTCCCATTGTTTGTTGACTATCTCAATAGAAGTCTAAATAGCGAAGACTAA
- a CDS encoding mitochondrial GTPase, putative: protein MTFVPRKTFPNYNIPLNNFKGHHQKALSKFGHLAPQLDLILEVRDSRAPISTTNVLFDKVLPSKKKLILYSKKDLSILKPRLLEKWHKSKNEQYMFVDCRSKRDGKKIITEIKKLYDSMETPPPLGLRTMIIGMPNVGKSSLVNTLRYVGLSEGESAISTKIRKVARTGGQPGVTRNTSEIIRLSRDPEIMVYDTPGVFLPTTKNAETMLSLALVGCINESFIDPVILADYLLYVLNLQDPTGKLYTDYIDHPTNNVYELLESINQKRNVLKIDKRFDECGLANHWISKWKQGKSSKYRGLFDVAAIQEINVKDFGDLANAERERIGLSNVQQRLQDRFGDDGTSTSKHRKRTAKDREFDMKNRLFKL from the coding sequence ATGACTTTTGTTCCAAGAAAAACGTTTCCCAACTATAATATACCTTTAAATAACTTCAAGGGCCATCACCAAAAGGCACTCTCAAAGTTTGGCCATCTTGCACCTCAATTAGATTTGATATTGGAAGTGAGGGATTCCCGTGCTCCGATTTCTACAACTAATGTTTTATTCGATAAAGTGTTACCAAGCAAGAAGAAGCTTATTCTTTATAGCAAAAAAGATTTATCTATCTTGAAACCCAGGCTACTAGAAAAGTGGCACAAGCTGAAGAATGAACAGTATATGTTTGTGGATTGTCGAAGTAAGCGTGACGGTAAGAAGATAATTACcgaaatcaagaaattataCGATAGTATGGAGACACCACCTCCATTAGGATTGAGAACTATGATAATTGGGATGCCTAACGTAGGAAAGTCATCGTTGGTAAACACATTGCGATATGTAGGGTTAAGTGAAGGAGAAAGTGCAATTTCCACAAAAATTAGGAAAGTGGCTAGAACCGGTGGTCAGCCTGGAGTAACAAGAAATACTAGTGAAATCATTCGTCTTTCACGTGATCCTGAGATTATGGTATATGATACACCAGGAGTATTTTTACCTACTACAAAGAATGCAGAAACAATGCTTAGTCTTGCATTGGTTGGTTGCATTAACGAATCGTTTATTGATCCTGTTATCTTGGCAGACTACTTGTTATACGTTTTGAATTTACAAGATCCAACAGGAAAATTGTACACTGATTATATCGATCATCCAACTAATAATGTATATGAGCTTTTGGAGAGTATTAACCAAAAGAGAaatgttttaaaaattgataaaagaTTTGATGAATGTGGATTAGCAAACCATTGGATTAGTAAATGGAAGCAAGGCAAATCGCTGAAATACCGTGGATTATTTGATGTTGCGGCCATTCAGGAGATCAATGTCAAGGACTTTGGTGACTTGGCCAATGCTGAAAGAGAGCGAATTGGTTTATCCAACGTGCAGCAAAGACTTCAAGATAGATTCGGTGATGATGGCACGTCTACTTCTAAGCACAGAAAAAGAACTGCCAAAGACAGAGAATTTGATATGAAAAATAGACTATTTAAACTTTAG
- a CDS encoding high affinity DNA-binding factor subunit, putative (Similar to S. cerevisiae YKU80), with translation MSKEFTIFVVDASKYMGITDRDATASDFSRASKFAIDFFNQQLMKNRKSDRYCLVVYSGNTIKVLYDNAPLSLTQVKTYRSTMIEIHENDAGAAPKYDLVDALFRALDQFKINSHYKFTRNIYLITNGVLPIGKNKSVPEYVDMVSNLNINITFVLINNDGNEHAQNSLRNLCGNFKNSNLVSFKELMTAGPALRLITPKCITEGYFGFGELGNTSEIKNMVHLNIQVYPAVRVQSQMSGHEYYVDPKSKQRSKIERSTYYYTRTEDNLDEDEDEEEDGVETSDTSERTIVPRAECTPGFKYSHRDILALTLELTEVATLPTYPSINVLGFMKTNNFCYAYFTQDAMYVIPHQKDSERNRLTFNSMVTAMIELNYIALVRFVQKPDGEVQVCAAFPKKVALGNQIGEVLLLVRIAMKEDEKIGRFPDLNNTDDNSVDELMESFISSKKLRDEHFDADIIDNHMIGLLNSTSTSKPSSKDTTLDNLLLSSNPAARRFNYYFRKILDKSLQEESLETFLQKDKFVERYLSIDEPHTLFNLDSILDCKEELLYTSDSTKADTITMNLQKKLDVKYKTQHKSEKKSKPFNATSKPQPNDGKFGEYFDIEDILEN, from the coding sequence ATGTCGAAAGAATTTAccatttttgttgttgatgcaTCCAAGTATATGGGAATAACGGATCGTGATGCTACAGCTTCAGATTTTCTGCGGGCACTGAAATTTGCTATTGACTTTTTCAACcaacaattgatgaaaaatagAAAGTCCGATAGATATTGTTTAGTTGTCTACTCAGGCAACACGATCAAGGTACTTTATGATAACGCGCCGTTGTCCCTAACACAAGTTAAAACATATCGTTCCACCATGATTGAAATTCATGAAAATGATGCAGGCGCAGCTCCCAAATATGATTTGGTTGATGCATTGTTTCGAGCACTTGATCagtttaaaattaatagccattataaatttacaagaaatatttatcTTATTACGAATGGGGTGCTTCCTATTGGTAAAAATAAACTGGTACCGGAATACGTGGATATGGTTTCTAACCTTAATATAAACATTACGTTTGTGttgattaataatgatggcAATGAACATGCTCAAAATAGTTTACGAAATCTTTGTGGaaactttaaaaattcaaatttagtCAGTTTCAAGGAACTAATGACTGCAGGCCCAGCTCTTCGGTTGATTACTCCAAAATGCATTACTGAAGGATACTTCGGGTTTGGTGAACTTGGAAATACTTcggaaattaaaaatatggTACATTTAAATATCCAAGTATACCCTGCAGTTAGAGTACAAAGCCAAATGAGTGGACACGAATATTATGTGGACCCAAAACTGAAACAAAGATCAAAGATTGAGAGATCTacatattattatactcGGACTGAGGATAATTTGGACGAGGATGAAGATGAGGAGGAGGATGGAGTGGAAACTAGTGATACTCTGGAAAGAACAATTGTTCCTCGAGCAGAATGCACTCCTGGCTTCAAGTATTCGCATCGAGATATACTAGCATTAACTTTAGAATTGACAGAAGTGGCCACTTTACCAACATACCCCAGTATTAACGTATTGGGATTCATGAAAACGAACAATTTTTGCTACGCATATTTCACACAAGATGCAATGTATGTGATTCCTCATCAAAAGGATTCCGAGCGCAATAGATTGACTTTTAATTCTATGGTTACTGCTatgattgaattgaattatataGCTTTGGTGAGATTTGTGCAGAAACCGGACGGTGAAGTCCAAGTTTGTGCAGCTTTCCCAAAAAAAGTAGCTCTTGGAAACCAAATTGGTGAAGTTCTCTTATTGGTCAGAATTGCCATGAAAGAGGATGAAAAGATCGGTCGTTTTCCAGACTTGAATAATACTGATGATAATTCGGTCGACGAGTTGATGGAAAGTTTTATATCAAGCAAGAAATTGCGCGATGAACATTTTGATGCTGACATCATTGATAATCATATGATTGGTCTTTTGAATTCGACATCTACTAGCAAACCTTCCAGTAAGGATACCACGttagataatttattattgtctTCAAATCCTGCTGCAAGGAGATTTAATTACTACTTTAGGAAAATACTAGACAAGTCCTTACAGGAAGAATCCTTGGAAACTTTTTTACAAAAGGATAAGTTTGTTGAGAGGTATCTTTCTATCGACGAGCCACATACTTTGTTCAATTTAGATTCTATATTGGACTgtaaagaagaattgttaTATACACTGGATTCCACAAAAGCAGATACGATTACAATGAACTTGCAGAAGAAGCTAGATGTTAAATACAAAACTCAGCACAAGCTGGAAAAAAAGAGCAAGCCATTTAATGCAACTTCTAAACCACAGCCGAACGATGGGAAATTTGGCGAGTATTTTGATATAGAAGATATCTTGGAAAACTAA